Genomic window (Gammaproteobacteria bacterium):
ACGCTCAAAGTAGCTGCTGAATTCTTTGAAATACAAATCGTTGGATTTGTTGTCGTTGTCAGGGCTCAACAGATATTTTTTCGCCGTAGCATCCGGTTGATGGTCGGGGTCGACAATGGCGCTTACGTCTACCACAACCATACGGGCACAACCCAGTAGTATTATGCTTCCCAGTAAAGTGACAAGCATACGATATCCGCCAATCTTGGACATCCTCATTCACCTCTCTTTAAATAATAGTCTTTTAAAGACTGACTTGGGTTCAAAAAAGCGAATTCTCGTGGTTTTAGTCAGGGTGTTGCCTGTTGTCTCGCCGGTCACAGCGTTTGTCGGAAATAGCGATTGGGTGTCTTGCAAAATGACGGTTTTGGGGGTAGTTTGGGCGTTAATTGGGCAGTAATAGCTTTGCTATTTGTTGTTCCTTAGTACGGATCCGAGCCTGACTCTTAGGCTTCTTGGTTTTTGTATCCAGTTGAATTAACGGAGTTTTTGATGTCGTCATACGAAAAAGAACAATATAGTGCCAACTCTGATGGCCTTTTGTTCCTTTGTTTGGTTGTGGGGCTGTTTTTTGCCATTGTAGGTTTGATCGTGTTGACATTCGTTTTTGGCGATGCACCACAGGAAATCTGGTTATGGTTGTTGTGTGGCGGGGTAGTGGGTGGCTTGGCGCTTGGGGCGGTGTTTTATTTTCTGTTTAACAATCTGTATCTGAAAAAACTCCATGACATCACCGCCGTGTTAAAAGCGGTGTCTCAATCCGATTTATCGCAACGGTGTGACGTGCAACAGGCCGGTCCTCTTGGCGGTTTGGCGGCAGCTGTCAACAATATGGTAAGTAATCTCAATGCGAATATATTGCACATCGCCAACGCCGCGGTAAAAGTATCGGAGCTTAGCCGGGGGGCCGGTTCTTTTCGAGAACCGCAACCGTGGGAACGACGCTCCCACCGTGCCGGTAAATTTGATTTTAAACCCGACTTAAGTCGACGCGAAGGATCTTATAGCCGGGATCCTGCCGCTAATAGAGAGCTTTTGCCCGCCGGCAAGGAAACGGCATCTGGACTGGGTCGCTCCGATTTATCCTTATCCGACAACGATTTGGAAAAAACCGAGGAGTTTGCCGGTAACATGGCTAAAGCCGGCTCCGTTATCGAGAAATTGGAGCAGGAGAGTCAGAACATCGGGGTGGTACTGGAAGTTATTCAGGGTATTGCCGAACAGACCAATTTATTGGCACTCAATGCTCAGGTAGAGGCTGCCAAGTCCGGTGAACAGGGCCGTGGATTTGCAGTAGTGGCCAATGAAGTACGCACGCTGGCCACAAAGACCGAAAAATCGACCAAAGAAATCAAAAGCATGGTGGATCAGTTACAAAGCGGTGCTTCCAGTGCCGTCAAAGCTATGACTTCCGCACAAAAGAAAACCCGCGGTATGGTTAAACACGCGGAACAATCCGTTAAAGAAGCCAGTGATGCGGTTAGCACCATTAATGAAATTAATGCGCAAATTGTTCAATCTGTGAAGGATAAAACACTGGACTCCACAAGGGTTCGTCCCATGGCTGAAAAGAGTAAACGGCCTATGGAGAATTTTCTCAATGAGCTTCTGGGTGCTATCCAGCGATTTAAGCTGAGAGATAATCACTAAGACAAGCAGTCGCTTAGAGTCTAAACTGGAAGGGAGCTTTGCAGCTCCCTTTTTTGTTGTTTCCCAAAAGTGTCATTTATGTAAAATTGGTATATTAGTATTTACTAATAAACATTTGCTTGCTATCCTTATAATTGATTTTTATGACTTAGTAACGCCAAAGGATCTCTATGACATTGAAAACGCTGGTTATTGTTGTTGTTTTGGGTATGTTTCAGGGGGCATGGGCAGAATTGCCATTTGCTACCCTCTCCGTGGATTACCGGACCGTTGCTCAAAAAAGTCAGGTAGACGCTGTGGTCGAAGCAGTGAAACGCTCAACGGTTTCCGCGCAAACCAGTGGCCGAATTATCGAAGTGAACTTTGATATCGGGGATTTCGTCAAAGCCAATTCCATTCTGGTCCGTATCAGCCGTACCGAACAACAGCCACAACTGGCCGCGGCGGATGCGCTGCAGCAAGAGGCATTGGTTCGTCTCAATGAAGCAGAGATCGAGCAAAAACGAGTCCAAGAAGTGTTTGATCGTAAATTGGTGGCTAAGTCCGCCATGGACAAAGCCAACGCGGATGTCAATGCTGCTCAGAAACGCTACGAAGCAGCCAAAGCCAAAGCGCGTCAGGCCCGTGCCAAACTCACTTATACCACGGTCAAGGCTCCGTATTCCGGTTATGTGGTAAAACGCTTTGTTGATATTGGGGAAACCGTTGGGCCGGGCAAACCCATTATGAGCGGTCTGTCGCTGGAACAACTGCGAGCCTCAGCTTACATTCCCCAATCTTTAGTGTCGCAAGTGAGAACGCTGAAAAGTGCAGAGGTGTTAGTGGGAGAACGCGTGCTTCAGTCCAGTGAGATTCAAGTGTCACCGCAAGCTGAGCCGGACAGTCATGCTTATTTATTGCGAGTTTATCTGCCGGAACGGACCCGGGACTTGTTACCCGGTATGTTTGTGAAACTGGTATTGAATACAGGCGAGCGAAAAGTGCTGCTGGTGCCGCAAACGGCTGTGGTGCGACGCAGTGAGTTAACTGCATTGTACGTGGTCAATGGGCAACAGGTGAGTTTGCGTCAAGTACGTGTAGGGCGTACGCATGGAGATTCTGTGGAAGTGTTGGCGGGCTTACAAGCAGGAGAAAACATTGCTCTGGATCCCATAGCCGCAGGAATTCAATTAAAGGAAGCGACTGGGCCAAAAGCTCAGGAGGGCAAGCATGAATAAGCCCCTGGGTGTATCGGGGGCAATTGCCGGAAAATTTTTACAGTCCGAAATTACCCCCTTACTGGCGTTGGTGGGATTCCTGCTGGGCGTGTTTGCGGTTTTGATCACCCCCAGAGAAGAGGAACCACAAATAAATGTTACTTTTGCCAATGTTTTTATTGCTTTTCCCGGTGCGTCCAGCACGGAGGTGGAGCAACTGGTGAGTACCCCGGCGGAGCAAATCTTGTCGGAAATCGATGGTATTAAGCATGTGTATTCGGTTTCCCAACCGGGGCAATCGGTGCTGACAGTGCAGTTTGAAGTGGGTGAGGACCGAACCCAGGCGATTGTGCGTTTGTACAATGCAATATATTCCAATCAAGATTGGTTGCC
Coding sequences:
- a CDS encoding methyl-accepting chemotaxis protein; this encodes MSSYEKEQYSANSDGLLFLCLVVGLFFAIVGLIVLTFVFGDAPQEIWLWLLCGGVVGGLALGAVFYFLFNNLYLKKLHDITAVLKAVSQSDLSQRCDVQQAGPLGGLAAAVNNMVSNLNANILHIANAAVKVSELSRGAGSFREPQPWERRSHRAGKFDFKPDLSRREGSYSRDPAANRELLPAGKETASGLGRSDLSLSDNDLEKTEEFAGNMAKAGSVIEKLEQESQNIGVVLEVIQGIAEQTNLLALNAQVEAAKSGEQGRGFAVVANEVRTLATKTEKSTKEIKSMVDQLQSGASSAVKAMTSAQKKTRGMVKHAEQSVKEASDAVSTINEINAQIVQSVKDKTLDSTRVRPMAEKSKRPMENFLNELLGAIQRFKLRDNH
- a CDS encoding efflux RND transporter periplasmic adaptor subunit translates to MTLKTLVIVVVLGMFQGAWAELPFATLSVDYRTVAQKSQVDAVVEAVKRSTVSAQTSGRIIEVNFDIGDFVKANSILVRISRTEQQPQLAAADALQQEALVRLNEAEIEQKRVQEVFDRKLVAKSAMDKANADVNAAQKRYEAAKAKARQARAKLTYTTVKAPYSGYVVKRFVDIGETVGPGKPIMSGLSLEQLRASAYIPQSLVSQVRTLKSAEVLVGERVLQSSEIQVSPQAEPDSHAYLLRVYLPERTRDLLPGMFVKLVLNTGERKVLLVPQTAVVRRSELTALYVVNGQQVSLRQVRVGRTHGDSVEVLAGLQAGENIALDPIAAGIQLKEATGPKAQEGKHE